In Macadamia integrifolia cultivar HAES 741 chromosome 5, SCU_Mint_v3, whole genome shotgun sequence, a single window of DNA contains:
- the LOC122077760 gene encoding LOW QUALITY PROTEIN: cytochrome P450 72A397-like (The sequence of the model RefSeq protein was modified relative to this genomic sequence to represent the inferred CDS: deleted 1 base in 1 codon) — MLSAFYTSSNEMVSKWEKLVTSKGSCELEVWPELQNLTRDVISRAAFGSSYEEGIRIFKLQDEQAKLLMQSLQTAFIPGFRYLPTKSNKRMKEINRESRDLLMGIISKRQNAMKVGKANSDDLLGLLLESNNKEIQENNDMKNVGMTIEEVIKECKLFYFAGQETTLVLLVWTMIVLSMHPEWQARAREEVLQVFGKNKPNFDGLSHLKIVTMILYEVLGLYPPALFISRCTYKNTKLGEVTLPPGIQLMLPIVLVHHDHEVWGEDVEEFKPERFAEGISKATKNKVSFFPFGWGPRICIGQNFAIIEANMALAMILQRFSFALAPSYAHAPTVELTLHPQYGAQVILHKL; from the exons ATGTTATCGGCATTTTATACAAGTTCTAATGAGATGGTCAGCAAATGGGAGAAATTGGTTACATCGAAAGGGTCTTGTGAACTGGAGGTATGGCCAGAACTCCAAAATTTAACTAGAGATGTCATCTCTAGGGCAGCATTTGGTAGCTCTTACGAAGAAGGTATAAGGATATTCAAATTACAGGATGAGCAAGCCAAGCTCCTCATGCAGTCTTTGCAGACTGCATTCATCCCTGGTTTTAGGtac CTACCAACGAAAagcaacaaaagaatgaaagaaattaACAGGGAATCGCGAGACCTTTTAATGGGTATCATCAGCAAAAGACAAAATGCAATGAAGGTTGGAAAAGCCAATAGTGATGACTTGCTAGGCTTGTTACTTGAATCCAACaataaagaaattcaagaaaataatGACATGAAGAATGTAGGGATGACCATCGAAGAAGTCATCAAAGAGTGTAAGCTATTCTACTTTGCAGGCCAAGAAACCACATTAGTTCTCCTTGTTTGGACAATGATTGTCTTAAGCATGCATCCGGAATGGCAAGCGCGTGCAAGGGAAGAAGTCTTACAAGTCTTTGGGAAAAACAAACCAAATTTTGATGGACTAAGTCACCTCAAAATT GTTACCATGATTTTGTATGAGGTTCTTGGATTATATCCACCAGCGTTATTTATTAGTCGGTGTACATACAAGAACACAAAACTAGGAGAAGTAACTTTGCCCCCTGGAATT CAGTTAATGTTACCTATAGTCCTAGTTCACCATGATCATGAAGTATGGGGTGAAGATGTAGAAGAATTCAAACCAGAGAGATTTGCAGAAGGGATCTCAAAGGCCACAAAGAATAAAGTCTCATTTTTCCCATTTGGTTGGGGCCCTCGAATATGCATTGGGCAGAACTTCGCAATAATAGAAGCAAATATGGCTTTAGCAATGATTCTACAACGATTTTCTTTTGCACTTGCTCCATCATATGCACATGCTCCTACTGTTGAATTAACTCTTCATCCACAATATGGTGCCCAAGTCATTTTACATAAATTGTAG